Sequence from the Amaranthus tricolor cultivar Red isolate AtriRed21 chromosome 16, ASM2621246v1, whole genome shotgun sequence genome:
aagaacttatgaaactaccagttatagtaaggtggaagaacttaaaagaacggagggagtatttaattaaaaatttgttctgtgtttaagaaattaatttattaatttatagtaAAAACTCTTTAAGGTTGGtttttaaaatatacttttaatttgatttaaataatatatttttaatttgaaagtATTCATATTGTTTAGTTTTTATTTCATTAAGTCATAATAAAATCGCAGAATGGAgaattatgaatgaaattagaaaataaatttaagaaagccaaaattataaaaaagcaaaattattattaaaatttactaCTAAGAAGACTTAAACTAACTATTAAGGTGGTAAAATTATAGAAAAGCCCTcacttaaatttatatatttttcatgtATGATAATAATTAATAGTTATAAAGAACATTTATAGATTTTGTCACTTCGAACAAGTTTTGTCTGGTCTTTGGCTTATCCTCACTGCAGTCACTAGTCACCTTCAAATTTAAATTCATCACTCACTGTTTTCTATAATTGAAAAATCTATAGataccaaaattaaaaaaatgtaccACCTGGGTGGACCCTGGGTTGGGCCCTACTAGCCCCTTACGACTTTATGGATATTTCTTTCGTTTtataatacttgctatattttttatttttaacaattttatattacttgctacatttttatttttagtaatttatttaattagatataaaaaattcaatttgatcTCTGTAAATGTTACAATAGTAATAAGCATGATATTAATGTTGATTAGCAGATCTTTTAAGTTAATTGTAATATTAATTATGATGATTATTAAACCTCAGCCTTAAAAAAATATGGAGTTTACCACATTTaaccaaaatacaaaaaatagttaaaagaacaaattcaaaataacggaaaaataattcaaagaaTCCGGCCCGACTAGTCAGCCTTATTTATGGATTTTAAAAAGATATAGCACTCATATGCACAATTCCAGACAACGAATTTGAGTAATGTTTCTTGGTTTGTATCTatgaaatatattatattactcCCTCGTATTCCTTTTAAGCGTGTCATttactttatatattttatttaatgtatttatttaatttttaataattttaattatgcataattaaaaattataaaaagttgataataataaaatttatattaaaacgaatcaaataagatctcatatgactatattttaacttatagattaataacaAAATACACTTTAAGAGTAATAGATGAATATTGTCCCAAAAGTAAATGAAAcatttaagatgaataggagggaatattattataattagtaacaattttattttttaaaagtatatttatGCCAGTTTCATACTCCATTATATTGTTCTTTGTTTGTGCACTAGCTATCaaaataaaagtattatttatagtttaaaaattatgtaaacATGTAAATATGATCCAagtagtatataacatatattgaaatttaaactATAAATTTAAGCTTTGTATCATAAATATTTTGGAATTTCAACAATAAATTTAAGCTAATGAATTAAAGTCTTAAAATATTAGTTAAGACCACACCTGCATCATTTTCTatgatttaatatatatatatatatatatatatatatatatatatatatatatatatatatatatatatatatatatatatatatatatatatatgtgtgtgtgtgtggggggtGGGGATTTAACCTTGACTTGTAATATGTTAATAATCTTGCATTGACTAATTTAGTTAACTTGCTTGACTAATTAGTagcatatattttattaataatcgcTGAAACAATTGTATAAGCTAactaatatgaaaatatttgatattattgcctaggttgcactaaaacggacacggacacggacacgacacgggtacgggaaaacgccaacttaaaaatggcggacacggggacacgaaaatgacaatataataaatatatcaaattaaaaataattttacaatctttcatttgatatttgtaaataaacactttaaaaacataaaaatacttTATGTTtgtaatttatgtttatattttttgtaattgatcttaaaatactaattgaagtttgtaattgaatttaaaaaacaacGATTAgcacatatataaaaaaaaaactttaaataataGTTAACACATAGACCAATAATTATATAtgattaacaaataaaacataattaaaaaattttaataataattactccTAAACATACACGCCTCCCCACGCCCCACTTTCTCAGTTACTTTACTCATATGACATTTCCTATTCCTATCctatctttttctctcttaatagTAATTATTGCAAATGTAGATGTACTTCTACAAATTCTGAATTGCTAGtgtaaaagtaaattttatgagaagtgatattaaattttaatttttcaaaaaggaGATCATGAggtgagagaaaaaaaaatttaccatcTCCTTCATGAAGACTTAAACTCCATCAACTCCAACGTTTAAGAAGTTTTCTTCATCAATGGTGAGTCGACCATCAACCTTCAATATTTCAAGGCTTCTTAGTCCGGttcttttgtttttgggtcCAATCTTgtcaaaaatatctaaactcgCCAAAAATCGCCCAAAATCGCATAGACTCGCTATCGAGTCCGGTTCATGACGGTCAAAACGACGATAAGCGTGGCGGAACGCCGTTTTTACATACACCGTTACAAAACGCGAGTTCTCGAAACGGTAGACTGAGAATCCGAGTGAGAGAAGAACTTCTCAGTTCTgtcttttgtttaaaatttaaattttttttttatttaaaaaaacgtgtccttcacccttgccgtgtcccttgcgTGTCCtagccgtgtccgcgtgtctgaaaaaatattaaaatattggacacttcatttggcgtgtcggacacggattttcgcgtgtccgtcgcgtgtccgtgtccgacacgtgtccgacacgggacacgtCTGTCAAATGGCGTGTCCGTGTATCAGAGATTATTGCTTATTTATTAGACAAAAGTAAActttaaaaaccaaaaatcaaaaaccaaaaaccaaagATAAAGCTACAACAAAGCATTTCCCAAGCTATTTTTCAAATAGTAATTTAGTTTGTTTGACTAACCATCAAATGACAAAACTTGTCAAAAAGTCATTAGTCAAAATTCCATTTGctttttattggattttaagCTAGTTTCATACTACTATTTCTATTTTCTATTGGGTCATATTTGTTTTTTCCCACTTTTTAAAGCACATTTTTAAGGCTCAATATATATGTGTAGAGATGGTCATGTGTCGAGTCTGAACTGGATTCTAACCTAATCCAAACCTAGATTCCTTAATATTTTGTGGACCCAAACTAAGACACGGATCTAGACCAATAGGCTCTAAAAATTTTGAACCCATACCCAAACTCGTTCGATCTGACGAGATTTAGGGTCATGaataagttgatttttttttattcaaacttataattttgtaCATGTCAAAGGTTTTCTAATACTAAAATGGGTCTACATAAGTCTAAATGTAGTTCAAATAATTATAGATTTAGGTTTGGTGTAATAGGTTGAATTTAATGAGGGTGGGACGAATTTAACGGGTTTAGATCTTAAATGAGTCTAGAGAGAGTCTAAGTTTGAAGACCACCAAACTCAAACCCATtcatttttttggatccagaatCAGACTTGGATCCACTAGGTTTCCAAAAAGTAGACCCATGCCTTAAAAAAAGGACGGCTATAAGGCAACTCCAACAGGGTCTTAGACTCATGATTATGCATCGAGACTAATATAATCAGATCTCACATGCATATATTTTAGCttgtaaattttatgaaatatcACATACgaatttctctctctttaaaGAGAAAATTCTTTTGAGTACATTAATaacaaacttaaaaagtatgcaataaaaaacatacttttattttttaaattgtagaTATTCATTGAAAATTAGTAGATTGACATTTTGCAAAATTAATTGCTATTATAGCATTATCAATAGCAGATTTAGAATTCGAAACATGAGGTTGCGaatttaataaagatattttaatTCTCATTAACAAGTAAAGCAACTTAAAAGACAACAacataaaatagtaaataaaacaaagaaaaaactcAAATGTGAATACAACttaattgtattgaagtggtatTAATTATTCACATGTGGCAataagttgcgagtttaagcTCTAGGTATTTAACTAGATCTCACACTGGCATCatgtcatgaaaatcaattcaactaaaattttaaagtcCACAGTATATAATTTACTTCTGCTTCAtacactaaaaattattttatattataaactaaaataaaaatattattacaactTGAAGGGTGTAGTAGAGTGAAATATTGGCAAAAATAAGTGAAAAAtaaaaccgtttaaaaaaatttatcctTCTAAAATACGACCAACCGCAAAACACATCCTCACAGTCACAGCCCAAACAAACAGTGTGCAAGTAATCTCTGTTGAAATTTGAAAATGGTGGGTGTCGTATGtaatctaaattttcaaaaaacccaTTAACCCCACTTCTTCCATCATTCTCTCTCCTCTTCACTCACACTCTCATTCAACAAAACTGCTTTTttacttcttctttttttttttttgatttttgaatccTTAATCAAATATTCTTACACCCAAAAACATTTCATAATacaaaaagaagaaaactttgaaatacccaaataaaaaatagtaaaaaaaaacatttttatcaGTTATCTCTTTGAAATATTGTAGTTTTTGTCCTTTTGTTTTGGAATTTTCTTTATCTACCCAGAAACTGTAAATCTTCACTACCCATTTCTTCTGAGATCGAGTTTGTTAATGGCACTTTAATTCCCCAGGTAATCAAAATGCAATTTCTATGctgtttttgggtgtttaaagtttcattttttagtaccaagttttgatttttagtGTTAGATTTTGTTGGTTTCTTGGTTTTTTGTGTAAATTGTTGTATACTTATGGGTTGGATTTGAGATATGCTTAGTGGGTTTGGGATCTATGTTGTTGATTTTACATCATGGTTTTTGAGATTTGAAGTAGAATTTGGTACTGTGACCTAAATTGGCATGAATTTAATTCACTAGTTTAGTGTAATTTGTGGGTTGTAATGAACTTTAGTTTAAGCTATGACCCAGAAATGATTTTGGTTTGACTAGTTGATGGACTGTTGTGAAGTTTTATTTTGATGGGTAGTTTATTAGATTTTAGTTCTTTTTGTGTTGATTTTCTTTACTGTTTTGGTTAGCATAGACTTTAAGAACAATTTGAATTTTTAGGTAAAGATGATTACTTTCTCTTTCGATCCATTTTACTTGTAGATATATTGTCTTCCTTGATCTGTCTAATTGTTAATTGTTGCATAGTTTATGTGTTAAAGGATGAATTTTCTATTGGAATAGAGGTTTTTGGGTTTTAGTTTTGGTATTGAGCAGAATATGTGATTAGGTGCAATTTATGATGGTAATGGAGaaacaattttgattttattggcAATTGTAGTTTATTACAATGTATTTGGCCAAATGAAAATGTGGGTAAGTTCTCTTTTTATGTGTATTAGTGGTAAATGGTAATCGGGGGTGCATTCTCATATGCAAAGATTGCATTTTTTGGGGTCAAAATTGAGTTGAGATGCAAAACTTTGGGTGGTTTTTCCAGTATATTTGATATTGGTGGgaagttttaattttaattttagaatttgatttaagaaaattttaatgTTGGTCCAAAGATTTTTGTGTTTCAAATTTTAGGAAGAGTTCAACTTTGGTCCAAAATCTAGAGATTCACAATTGTGAAAAATGAGATAGAATAGTAGAACTAGTAATGACATTTTGCAAGGCTAGTTTTTCAAATTGTTATAttaaatgactcattaaatcatgtgcacgtCTTATTTAAACTAAGGGTCAGTCGGAAACAACTTTTCGTTATTACTAACATGGGCAATGTTGCGTACATTGGACCTACCTAAGAGGGAGCCACCTAATGACATTGTGGTATTGGAATGTTTGTTATTGGATATTTAAAGTCTACATGATGCTGTTGATATGATTATGGTCACACCTTTCATACAATGCATTGCTTATAACTTACATTTTTCATCTTCACTTGCAGCTAATGATGGATGCTGATACTGATATTCACTCCGGTAAGGTCGGCATTGCCGATCAAAATGGTGTTCAATATGATCACTATGTCTCCAGGGATGACGACATTGCGGTGGAAGTTAATGGAAGCCCAGACAGCACATTGGTGGGTGTAGGTCCTGATTGTGAATCAAACGGCAATGGAATCGTTAATCCTTCCAATTTAGAAGATGTGCATGTGGGAAACAGTGTTTCTCCAGCATCTGAGGTACATTGCTTCCCTCAGGGCTACTTTTATATGTATTTGTCaggaaaccaactcaactaaaagcttaagttgatagttaaggccccagaatatgttatatactctaacatgccccCTCACATGaaagccctttgggctagaagtgtggatgcagcacatATCCTCCTCATACATgatgctaaatattccactatAAATGAGGGGCGGTTGAAATTTGAACCCATGACCTCTTGTCATACtggcttctaataccatgtcaaggagcCAACTCAACAaagatggttgaggccccatgatatgttatatactctaacagtatTGCTAAATCCAAAGTAGCCTTGTTGCTTATTATCGATTTGTTGGTTTGTAGGAAGTCGAAGCAACAGAAACTAATGCAACAAAGGAGCCACAGCCACCAAATAGCCGATTGAAGGGGAAAAGTGAGAAGCCTTCGAATGTTAAAAACGCTATGGCAACATCCATTAAGAAGAATGCTACTAATAAAGAAGTAAAGGCTACTACGAATGGTACCGTGTCTAATAATGCACGTGCTAAACAGCCTATTGTAAAGGCTAGATCTTTTAACGACCGTCCTGCTACAAATAGTAATCTGAACAAGGCCACAAAACCAGTATCAGCTACCAGTAACCCTCAAAAAGCCAAGGTATTCTTATTGATTTTCTGCTCAAGAATAATATGATTTCCCTTtatcttttattgattttaagctTCATATTTACTAATGGTTGGTACTCATATTATCTGTTTCCCGCAGCCGCTGAAAAGTGAAACGGCGTCTGTGCACTCTGAAGGAACTGTGTAGGTTTCACTGCTATAGTTTATGCACTTTTCTTggacttgtttttttttattgcgTACATCTATGTTATAACTAATAAGAGTTACCTCTGTAGGGGGGAGCCATTTGATaacattggggtaatggaatttTGTGTTTGTTAGCCTTAACTTTTCTAAAACTATGCAGGGACAAGCCCAAATTGAAGCCTTTGAAGAAAGAACCCACTTCCAAAACCGAAAGAAATGAAGAATCTGTCGAGTATCCTTAACAATCTTGATCTCACACATCCTTAACGGAAATTAACCAAGACCGATTTTTTTATTGCTCATAATTTATCTTAGTATATATGtcaaatttttcttaaatacttTACAGAAGCCCCACTACAGCTGATGAGAAGATCCACAGAGTGGGGAAACTTCCATCGTATGATTTCAGCTTTAGGTGTCATGAGCGGGCTGAGAAGAGAAGAGAGGTTCGTGGTTGCTCCTGTAATTTCCGAGGGATTCTTCACTTGTGTTGATAATGTTCTTAACTGACTGAGTTTTGTTCTATTGTTTAACAGTTTTACACAAAACTCGAGGAAAAGATTCATGCACAAGAAGTGGAGAAAAGTACCCTGCAAGCAAAGTCCAAGGTGATGTATTGTTTtatgtctatgatttttattcttACGCGGAGAATTGGCAATTTGTAAAACAAGCTACTGTCTCTGATGACAACGTTTTTTCAGGAAAATCAAGAGGCGGAAATTAAGATGTTTCGAAagagtttaaattttaaagcaACACCAATGCCTAGCTTTTACCAGGAACCTGCACCTGCTAAAGAGCTAAAGAAGGTAAGGCATATTTAAGTTTTTAACTCTTGATTGTTTGGCCCATTTTATTGAACTATCAACGGATACCCAAAATCTTGTAGTTGCTTCTTCCTTCCCCTTTTCCTACATCACTTAGACTCaccaaatcataattttttataacaatTTCGTGTTTGGGAAATTCTACGTGGTAACtttgagtttttgacttttccCTGCGGTAGACAAACCTTCTTTTAAATCAACATGGTGATCCCGTGCTTTCAACTTTTCCATGTGGTTAACAAAAGGTTAAGTTCTTTGTTAAATTAAGTAGTCATTTCGaacatatttttgaaaaacGTGCCCCATAATGGTAATCTCGACGtttgtttttatgaaaaaaaaaatctttacaatGGGTAATCATAACGTAAATTTAACcaaaaaacttaacattttgtcAACCAAGTGGAAAAGTCAAAAGCTTAGGGTCACCATGCTGATAAAAAATACGTTTGTCCATCACGTTGAAAAGCTAGAAAACTCAGGGTCAGCACATGTAATTCCCCaattgtgagagacggtctctccaaGAGACGTATTAGATCTATGGGCTGAATAGCccaattagtaaaaattaaagAGATTAAGAatgtgggcttcttgttttgaggtcgtttcTTTGAATGACAATCTCTTACCAGAGTAGCTGCACGTAATATCCCTTCATGTTTTTAATCCAAAGTAAAGTTGTGAATTGTCCATATTCAAGTCGTTCTTGAGGTATAATTGAAATTAAGAGATCTTTCTTGTGTTATATGTACATTTTCTACATAgaactactttttgcaagaGTTCAACTAGTATGCGTTTTCAAGTTTTGATATTAGGCTCTGTTGTCTTGCTAATGTCTGGTTGGAGACTTGGAGTTTCAAGTTACCGTTTTGAGCCACCTTTCTTACATTGACTCTATAGTTTTAGAGTCTCCATTTGTTTGCCCTAGTATTACTTTACCATTTTTCTCTCAACATTTTTCCTACTGTGCCTCTGTGACCCCACTTGGCCTCATGATAAGCCATTCCAAGCTTTAACCCTTGGACCACATGGCTCTAGTTTCCCCTTGATTTATAAGACATTATACTAGTTCCCTTTTTTATGTGCATCAAATTCCTTTTTGAGAAGTTCCCTTAATTGCTTCATCTCTTTTTGCAAAGGATACTAAGCAAAATGTCTTTGATGTTCTTATACCTATACCTTCCGAGGTCCcaaccaattaataaaatgacCTTACATGAAGATACTACCTAACGCAAATGGGGAAGTTGGTGAAAGTAAACCCTCCTTATTTTATGTGTCCTAGAGAAATCGTGCGATATAAAACACAGTGGAAGTATTGTTGGGCTATTGGCTTAAATTGCATTTGATTGTAAAGCCGATAAcccttttatatattattggcCTCATTTGACTTTTGTGATTGTAAGTTGTAGGCTTAATCATCATCTCATTGTACAATTTCCAGTTTTCCATTGACTATGAAGATAATAAAAGTAGTGTCAACTTTACTCTTACATCCTGTTTGGTTATAGTGGTAATGTTAGTGAGATGTgttatatcattcccatggcaATGTAGGTCTCATCATCGAAGATGTTTTTCTTCAATATTTAACATTATTAACTAATACCAAATTAAAGGTCCTTACAAGTTCTTCCCGTTGACTCAGATACCGACTACACGTCCGAGATCGCCTAAGCTTGGAAGAAAGAAGAACTTATCTTCAGTGGAAGGTGAAGAAGATGCCGACCAAATCCATCGACCCGGACGTTTAAGTCTGGATGAAAAAGTTGTCACACATCCAATCCTCAGCAAAGGGCCTTCACCCGTTTCATCAAAGCGGCCTCAGAGAAAGTCCCTTCCTAGACTGCCCTCCGAGAAGACACGCCTATCAAAAACTGCTCAATCGCAGGATACCCCAATCAACGGGTCTCTTCCAATAGCGCGAGTCGAGCAAGAGGGTCTTTCCTCAAACCCAGAATCCGCACCTATTGCTCGTGTTGAGGACGAAGGATCTCTCTCTAATCCAGGTTACACTGCTCCTATTGTTCATGCCGAGGAGGAAGTCCCAACATCTGATCCATGTGAAGACGGTCCTGTTATCGAAGATCAACCCAAGCCCACAATCGACCAAGAGGTGTTTTAACGGCATGAAAGGGATGGTGCAACTGGATTCGCCTCCACAAAGTGTTGGCTTAGTAAAAACACAAATGTGAAGTCTTGACGCAGTTTGTCCATAGTTTGGTGAGGCTTGCTTGTTCTTGCTTTTTAGACTTTTCGGTTCACTTATTACTCTGCATTTGCACTTTCTCTGGTTTGTCCCATTACTCTTACAAATTACTTCGTTTTAGTGGTCTGCCATTGAAGTGTTGTGGGTAAATTTTGAGTTTTCTGGTACACCGGTTGTAGTTTATGatatacataaagtagcttatgGGGGAGATGACTAAATTGAACAAATTGGTGTTTTATGTTTATTCATTGTGAATTTGAGAttatttctcttctttttcttcagCATCCCATAGAAATCTTGCATATGATGCCATAATGTAACTGCATTTGCATTAGTACTGAACTATAAGAATATATGATAGGATACGAACGAGGAAACTGAAATAGATGTGCCTAAATTGACTCGATTTGTGGCGTGACTCAAAAACACGACTGAACGAACTTGATTGATCAGCATTAACTCAACTCTAACAGCCAACAGGTTTACCTGCTATCGGGATGAAAAAGAACTGCTTGTCGAAAGTAATGCTCGGCTCGAGGAGCATCCTTGTTGATTTGCCAAATGAGTTCTCCATAAAGGGATAGTACATTCCCATCTCCGGATTTTGCTAGAATTGCTCTTTCACAGTACTCTTCTGCTTTGCCTAAATCCCCTTTTACCTGCCACAAAAACATCAAACAAGAAAACTTCAATAATGCATGAGAATCTCCATCATTGGGAATCTAATCCGAGTCTGTCTAGGCTATGAATCGATGATCTGAGTCAtcatttgtttattattgtgtAACATAAAATTGAAGAATGTAGTTGAGTTAGATTAGCACACATGCATAGACGAGTGTTCGACCCATCACATATTAGTATCCTAAATTCGCCCTGATTGCCATAGTTTATACTTCTTACCTCTTTCAAAAACCGGGCATAATTTGCCAGAAGCAAAGCATTTTTGGGATCATTCTTTATCTTCTTCTGGTAATACTGATCTCTACTCTCATCAGGCTCACCATTTTTGATCATACATAATCTCGAAATTCTGCTTCGCGATGAGCTTGATGAGCTTGTATTTATGGTTTGGTAAGAAGAATGTGGTGAAACAAAAACTAAGGTAGTTTGTGTTGCCGGAAGCCCAGAAAATGTTGTTCCAAGAAGCATTTTCGGTCTGGGAAAAAGCTGGGCTTGTTTATGAAAAATATAGGGAAGAAGAGTGACAAGAGAAAAATAAACCTATGGAAATTATGGTATGTTGAACAAGTTTAGTATCTTCTTTTATCCCTTCCTACGCTCCTACATATAGAATCAAGTATACCCCTTATGTTCTAATCCAATTCATTCTTTAAGATATTCAATGATAtctacatgtaatttcttggtCTTTAAGTCGAATGTTAAACCTTGTGATCTTTGAATGGAAATCTCGTAAAGAGCCAACCGTCGAGAGTGAcagaaaaattgaattttatctcTGTTgaagtatgtattattttttttaaaaaacagatCTGAGTTCGTTCCTTGCTGCACCCTTCCTAACCCTCTTTTGCTTGGGATCTACCTTGTACACAAAAGATTCAGTAGTGACCAActgaaaatttgaacaaaataagctttttttcaataaaaattcttaaaaaaagcttggataaattttattttccaaaataagcatctCTGTATTCGAACTTATGGTAGGGAATTAAAATGGTCCGTTATTAGTACTAGTGATTCTCTACCACAAATTTAAAtgcaaagacgcttattttgaaaaataaaattttctcaatcttattttggaaatattttaagaaaaacaacttattttattcaaattttcgtgACTAAGTGACACTTAATATTCAAACGCTTGTAAGAAAATGTTATATTGTAAAAGGAAGCCCATCTTGGCTC
This genomic interval carries:
- the LOC130803243 gene encoding protein WVD2-like 6, whose amino-acid sequence is NIVVFVLLFWNFLYLPRNCKSSLPISSEIEFVNGTLIPQLMMDADTDIHSGKVGIADQNGVQYDHYVSRDDDIAVEVNGSPDSTLVGVGPDCESNGNGIVNPSNLEDVHVGNSVSPASEEVEATETNATKEPQPPNSRLKGKSEKPSNVKNAMATSIKKNATNKEVKATTNGTVSNNARAKQPIVKARSFNDRPATNSNLNKATKPVSATSNPQKAKPLKSETASVHSEGTVDKPKLKPLKKEPTSKTERNEESVESPTTADEKIHRVGKLPSYDFSFRCHERAEKRREFYTKLEEKIHAQEVEKSTLQAKSKENQEAEIKMFRKSLNFKATPMPSFYQEPAPAKELKKIPTTRPRSPKLGRKKNLSSVEGEEDADQIHRPGRLSLDEKVVTHPILSKGPSPVSSKRPQRKSLPRLPSEKTRLSKTAQSQDTPINGSLPIARVEQEGLSSNPESAPIARVEDEGSLSNPGYTAPIVHAEEEVPTSDPCEDGPVIEDQPKPTIDQEVF